The Candidatus Eremiobacterota bacterium genome includes the window CGAAGTACGTCGTGAACCGTACCAAGGACCCGGCGGTGCACCAGTTCGCGCAGCGCATGATCGACGATCACAGCAGCGCCGCCGTCTCGCTCGAAGCCGCGACGCGCGGAACGAACTTGCGCCCGGCCCCGCGCGACGTCTCGACCAACGGGATGGGCCGGCGGATGATCTCGGTTCTGCAAGGCGACACCGGCCCGCAGATGGACAGTGACTTCATGCGCATGCAGGTCCCGATGCACCGCCGCGCGCTCGCGCTGCTGCAGTGGGAGACGCAGAACGGTCAGAACACCGGTCTGAAAACGCTTGCGACGACGCTGACGCCGACCGTGCAGCAACACCTCCAGCTCGCGCAAACCTATCTCGCCGAGCACAACCTCACGCCGTACACGCCGCCGATGCCGAATCCGGTTCCCGGCCATCCGAATCCGGGCGGTGCGCCCGGGGCCGGCCCCGGCATTCCGAACAACCCGGCCGCGCCGTCGAACGGCGGCTCGACGTCCGGCAACAACAACGGCACCGGCGGCACGACCGGCAACCCCGTCGTCGCGCCGACGAACGCGCCGCTCGGTTCCGGCACGCCGGCCCCCGCACCGGGGACGATCAACTCGCCGGCACCGCTCGCCTCGCCGACCGCGCACCCGTAACCGCGCGCGAAGCACCAACAAAGGAAGGCGTCCCGCGCGTGGGGCGCCTCTTCGTTATGACGTTCGTCATGCCGCGCGGCTGACGCGCGTGCCTGGCCGGTCCACGCGCGCTCTGCGACGATGTGCGCGGAGGACGACATGGACGAAAACCTGATTCCGGCCCGGTTGCGCGGTGTCACCAAACGGTACGGCCTCGTGAGGGCGCTGAGCGAGATCGATCTGGCGCTGCAACCCGGCGAGACGCTCGCGCTGCTCGGCCCGAACGGCGCGGGCAAGACCACCGCGATCAGTGCGCTGCTGGGCCTTATCAAGCCTGACGCCGGCAGCGCGACGCTGTTCGGGCGCTCGCCGCGCGTCGCCGCCAACCGGACGCGGGTTGGCGCGATGCTGCAGGTCTCGGGCGTGCCCGCGACGCTCACGGTCGCCGAGCACGTTCGCCTGTTCTCGGCGTACTATCCGCATCCGCTCTCGCTCGAAGAGACGCTCGAGGCCGCGGGGCTGCGCGGCTTGGAAAAACGTTTGTACGGCACGCTGTCAGGCGGGCAGAAGCAGCGCGTCGCGTTCGCGCTGGCGATCTGCGGCGACCCCGACGCGCTCGTTCTCGATGAGCCCACCTCCGCACTGGACGTCGAGTCGCGGCTCGCGCTGTGGGCGCGGATTCGGGCGTACGTCGCGCGCGGCCGCAGCGTGTTGCTGACCACGCACGACCTCGCCGAAGCCGACGCGCTCGCGGACCGCATCGTCGTGCTCGCCGCCGGTCGCATCGTCGCGGAGGGCAGCGCCGCCGCGATCAAAGCGTGCGCCGGCGGCCGTGCGGCGCTCTCGCTAGAGGACGCATATCTTGCATTGACGCGGGCGCAGCGCCCCGAGGAGGTTCCGGCATGATCGCTCACGTCACGCTCGCCGAGACGCGCGCGGAGCTCACGAAGTACGCCCGGCTCCCCGCCTACCTCCTCCCGACGCTAGCGTTTCCGTGCGGCTTCTACTCGTTCTTCGGCTTGGCGATGGGCGGTTCGCAGCCGATCGGCGCGACGACCGCGGCGACGTACTTGCTCGCGACGCTCGGCGCGTTCGGCGTCATCGGCTGCGCGCTGTTCGGCTTCGCGGTCGGCGTCGCGATCGAGCGCGGACAGGGCTGGCTGCTGGTGAAGCGCGCGAGCCCGATGCCGCTCGCCGCGTACTTCGCCGCGAAGCTGGCGACGACGACGACGTTCGCGGCGATCGTCGTGCTGCTGATGTGCGGCCTCGCTTCCGAGTTCGGCGGGGTGCGCCTTCCGCCGGCGACGTGGCTCGCGCTCGGCGCGGCACTGATCCTCGGCTCGATCCCGTTCGCCGCGCTCGGCTTGGCGCTCGGTTTCATCGCCGGCCCGAACTCGGCGCCGGCGGTCGTGAACGTTATCTACCTGCCGCTCTCGTTCGCTTCAGGTCTGTGGGTGCCGATCGAAGGGCTGCCGCCGGCGATCGCGCACGTCGCGCCGTTCTTGCCGACGTACCATTTGGGGCAGCTCGCGCTCGGAACGATCTCTCCCGGTCACGGTTCGGCCGCCGTGCACGTGCTGATCCTGGCGCTCTGGGCGCTGGCCGGCGTAGCTGCGGCAGCGTACGGAATGAAGCGCGACGAAGGAAGAACGTATGGCTGAGCTGCGGCGGCTGCCGATCATGCAGGAAGGGTTCATGCCCTTCCTGTGGCTGATCTACGCGGTCCCCGTTCCGCTCTCACTGATTGGAAGCAACGCGCCGGCCTGGCTCATCGCACTGCAGCTCGGCGCGTTGCTCGTCTTTCTCGCCGGGTACGTTGTCGGATATGGTTCGTCCGGCTGGCGGGCCATGGCGTTCGTGCTGCTTTTCTTCGCGTTGGGCGTCATCACGTCGCCGACCGATCCGTACGCGATGACCTATTTCATCTACGCCGCTTCGATGCTCGCGTGGGGGCTGCCGGCGCGTGACGCGTATCGCGCGCTCGCGCTCTACGTTCCGCT containing:
- a CDS encoding DUF4142 domain-containing protein; its protein translation is MTQLKPARALSALVVLAGFTAATLAVNAQTPPGPRGGPPGGPPGMYGERMPASDVEFVRALDGSNTAELDMAKYVVNRTKDPAVHQFAQRMIDDHSSAAVSLEAATRGTNLRPAPRDVSTNGMGRRMISVLQGDTGPQMDSDFMRMQVPMHRRALALLQWETQNGQNTGLKTLATTLTPTVQQHLQLAQTYLAEHNLTPYTPPMPNPVPGHPNPGGAPGAGPGIPNNPAAPSNGGSTSGNNNGTGGTTGNPVVAPTNAPLGSGTPAPAPGTINSPAPLASPTAHP
- a CDS encoding ABC transporter ATP-binding protein produces the protein MCAEDDMDENLIPARLRGVTKRYGLVRALSEIDLALQPGETLALLGPNGAGKTTAISALLGLIKPDAGSATLFGRSPRVAANRTRVGAMLQVSGVPATLTVAEHVRLFSAYYPHPLSLEETLEAAGLRGLEKRLYGTLSGGQKQRVAFALAICGDPDALVLDEPTSALDVESRLALWARIRAYVARGRSVLLTTHDLAEADALADRIVVLAAGRIVAEGSAAAIKACAGGRAALSLEDAYLALTRAQRPEEVPA
- a CDS encoding ABC transporter permease, translated to MIAHVTLAETRAELTKYARLPAYLLPTLAFPCGFYSFFGLAMGGSQPIGATTAATYLLATLGAFGVIGCALFGFAVGVAIERGQGWLLVKRASPMPLAAYFAAKLATTTTFAAIVVLLMCGLASEFGGVRLPPATWLALGAALILGSIPFAALGLALGFIAGPNSAPAVVNVIYLPLSFASGLWVPIEGLPPAIAHVAPFLPTYHLGQLALGTISPGHGSAAVHVLILALWALAGVAAAAYGMKRDEGRTYG